In Curtobacterium sp. TC1, the following proteins share a genomic window:
- a CDS encoding BCCT family transporter, with product MERMPSTTSAPPSGPGTTTSEVRRWVFWPAAVLVLGFVAFTLVSPSSAEAMFVGLQDGIVRNFSWYYVLIAAFFVGFSVFVGFSRFGDIKLGKDRDEPEFSTGSWFSLLFAAGMGIGLVFYGVSEPLSHFASPRPGVTGTESELAQQALTQTFLHWGLHAWAIYVVLGLALAYAIHRRGRPVSIRWALEPLLGNRVRGGWGNLIDVLALVGTVFGVATSLGLGVIQIGAGLENAGIADSGIVSQIFIIAAITAVTIVSLVTGVAKGMKILSNFNLLLAAALLLFVLIVGPTQFLLRDFVQSIGSYLQNVVGLSFNVTAQQGAEGEAWQGAWTTFYWGWWMSWAPFVGVFIARISKGRTVRQFVFGVLLVPTVLTFLWFAVLGGAAIHRETDGSGGLVGADGSVDVEGSLFTLLGDLPAGTVLVFGAILLIGVFFVTSSDSGALVMAMIASGGDIEPKNWLRVFFAFVSALLAVALLLSGGLDALKTAAITTALPFSVVLLLTCWSTIIAFTRERRAYDKAEREVLLEHVGAYYGLEVDGPSERAPRSAFGRPWAAVKKRVRGGSGPSGAAVLDDVPVRPQSVSPDPAVDASLDDEPAAESARRPTEG from the coding sequence ATGGAACGCATGCCAAGCACCACCTCTGCTCCCCCGTCCGGCCCAGGAACGACGACCTCGGAGGTCCGGCGGTGGGTGTTCTGGCCCGCCGCCGTCCTCGTGCTCGGGTTCGTGGCGTTCACGCTGGTCTCGCCGTCGAGTGCCGAGGCGATGTTCGTCGGCCTGCAGGACGGCATCGTCCGGAACTTCAGCTGGTACTACGTCCTCATCGCGGCCTTCTTCGTCGGCTTCTCGGTGTTCGTCGGCTTCAGCAGGTTCGGCGACATCAAGCTCGGCAAGGACCGGGACGAGCCCGAGTTCTCGACGGGTTCGTGGTTCTCGCTCCTCTTCGCGGCAGGCATGGGCATCGGCCTCGTGTTCTACGGCGTCTCGGAACCCCTCAGCCACTTCGCCTCACCGCGCCCCGGCGTCACCGGCACCGAGAGCGAACTCGCGCAGCAGGCCCTCACCCAGACGTTCCTCCACTGGGGACTCCACGCCTGGGCCATCTACGTGGTGCTCGGCCTCGCACTCGCGTACGCCATCCACCGCCGCGGCCGTCCGGTCTCGATCCGCTGGGCCCTCGAACCACTGCTCGGCAACCGCGTACGCGGCGGCTGGGGCAACCTCATCGACGTGCTCGCCCTCGTCGGCACCGTCTTCGGCGTCGCGACGTCGCTCGGCCTCGGCGTGATCCAGATCGGCGCCGGGCTCGAGAACGCGGGGATCGCCGACAGCGGCATCGTCAGCCAGATCTTCATCATCGCCGCGATCACCGCCGTCACCATCGTCTCGCTCGTGACCGGGGTGGCGAAGGGCATGAAGATCCTGTCGAACTTCAACCTGCTGCTCGCCGCAGCGCTGCTGCTGTTCGTGCTCATCGTCGGCCCGACCCAGTTCCTGCTCCGTGACTTCGTGCAGTCGATCGGTTCGTACCTGCAGAACGTCGTCGGTCTGTCGTTCAACGTCACCGCACAGCAGGGCGCCGAGGGCGAGGCCTGGCAGGGCGCGTGGACCACGTTCTACTGGGGCTGGTGGATGTCGTGGGCACCGTTCGTCGGCGTCTTCATCGCGCGCATCTCGAAGGGCCGCACCGTCCGCCAGTTCGTCTTCGGTGTCCTGCTCGTGCCGACCGTGCTCACGTTCCTGTGGTTCGCCGTCCTCGGTGGCGCCGCGATCCACCGCGAGACCGACGGTTCCGGCGGCCTGGTCGGCGCGGACGGTTCGGTCGACGTCGAGGGTTCCCTCTTCACCCTGCTCGGCGATCTGCCCGCCGGCACCGTCCTGGTGTTCGGCGCGATCCTGCTCATCGGCGTGTTCTTCGTGACCTCGTCGGACTCCGGCGCCCTGGTCATGGCGATGATCGCGTCCGGCGGCGACATCGAGCCGAAGAACTGGCTTCGGGTGTTCTTCGCGTTCGTCTCGGCCCTGCTCGCGGTCGCCCTGCTGCTGAGCGGTGGCCTCGATGCCCTGAAGACCGCGGCGATCACCACGGCACTGCCCTTCAGCGTCGTTCTGCTGCTCACCTGCTGGTCGACGATCATCGCCTTCACCCGTGAGCGGCGGGCGTACGACAAGGCCGAACGCGAGGTCCTGCTCGAACACGTCGGCGCGTACTACGGGCTCGAGGTCGACGGGCCGTCGGAGCGCGCACCGCGATCCGCGTTCGGTCGGCCGTGGGCCGCCGTCAAGAAGCGGGTGCGCGGCGGGTCGGGACCCTCTGGTGCCGCCGTCCTGGACGACGTCCCGGTCCGACCGCAGTCAGTCTCACCCGACCCGGCGGTCGACGCGAGTCTCGACGACGAGCCGGCTGCGGAGAGCGCACGGCGCCCCACGGAGGGATGA
- a CDS encoding VOC family protein — protein sequence MPGQRLIHHLGVFASDFAASDAFYTAALAPLGIGAGYRTDSVAEFWQHGDDTPSVSLETARAPEAVTRGLHLAFEAGSRSEVDAFHREAVAAGGVSRHEPRYWAEYRAYTAFVSDPDGNNVEALIKEPRP from the coding sequence ATGCCGGGTCAGCGACTCATCCACCACCTGGGCGTCTTCGCCAGCGACTTCGCCGCGAGCGACGCGTTCTACACCGCCGCCCTCGCGCCGCTCGGCATCGGAGCGGGCTACCGCACGGACTCCGTCGCCGAGTTCTGGCAGCACGGGGACGACACCCCGAGCGTCTCGCTCGAGACCGCCCGGGCACCCGAGGCGGTGACACGCGGGCTCCACCTGGCGTTCGAGGCCGGGTCACGGAGCGAGGTCGACGCGTTCCACCGCGAGGCCGTCGCCGCCGGCGGGGTGTCACGACACGAGCCGCGGTACTGGGCCGAGTACCGCGCGTACACGGCTTTCGTTTCCGACCCGGACGGCAACAACGTCGAGGCGCTGATCAAGGAGCCACGGCCCTGA
- a CDS encoding LLM class flavin-dependent oxidoreductase → MPLDGTPLHRLGFLTIGSFDPARPAEGHEDTLRVIERAEALGFDSAWLRHRHLQHGISSPVAVMAAASQRTSRIDLGTAVTPIGAENPFRLAEDLGTVDVLLGGRLNPGFSVGTPMNFDLYRDAIYPDTLEHEDLGNDRLLRFRDLVRGDHVTGTDTVERRGIEEFASTVQPHGDGLADRIWYGTGSTKSAVWAGENGFHLLTSSVTRSENGTDFATNQRAQIDAYLDVHPDPDSARVSQGLVVIPTDTATKEQEARYRAYVESRSGRVGVPMGPAGMLFAADLVGTSAEIADRLRADAGYQAVTEVAFALPFSFEPDDYAQITTDIAEHLGPQLGWSPEPAA, encoded by the coding sequence ATGCCCCTCGACGGAACTCCCCTGCACCGGCTCGGCTTCCTGACGATCGGGTCGTTCGACCCCGCCCGACCGGCCGAAGGCCACGAGGACACGCTCCGCGTCATCGAGCGTGCGGAGGCGCTCGGCTTCGACAGTGCGTGGCTGCGCCACCGGCACCTGCAGCACGGCATCTCCTCCCCCGTCGCGGTGATGGCCGCCGCGTCGCAGCGGACCTCGCGGATCGACCTCGGCACCGCCGTCACGCCGATCGGGGCGGAGAACCCGTTCCGCCTGGCGGAGGACCTCGGCACCGTCGACGTGCTCCTCGGCGGACGGCTGAACCCCGGCTTCTCGGTCGGCACCCCGATGAACTTCGACCTGTACCGCGACGCGATCTACCCCGACACCCTCGAGCACGAGGACCTGGGCAACGACCGCCTCCTGCGCTTCCGCGACCTGGTCCGCGGCGACCACGTGACCGGAACCGACACCGTCGAACGTCGGGGCATCGAGGAGTTCGCGAGCACCGTCCAACCACACGGTGACGGCCTGGCCGACCGCATCTGGTACGGCACCGGCAGCACGAAGTCGGCGGTCTGGGCTGGCGAGAACGGCTTCCACCTGCTGACGTCGAGCGTCACCCGCAGCGAGAACGGCACGGACTTCGCCACCAACCAGCGGGCCCAGATCGACGCCTACCTCGACGTCCACCCCGACCCCGACTCCGCCCGTGTCTCGCAGGGGCTGGTCGTCATCCCGACGGACACCGCGACCAAGGAGCAGGAGGCCCGCTACCGCGCCTACGTCGAGAGCCGCTCGGGGCGTGTGGGTGTGCCGATGGGACCCGCGGGGATGCTCTTCGCCGCCGACCTGGTGGGCACGTCGGCCGAGATCGCGGACCGGTTGCGTGCCGACGCCGGCTACCAGGCGGTCACCGAGGTCGCCTTCGCACTGCCGTTCTCGTTCGAGCCGGACGACTACGCGCAGATCACCACGGACATCGCCGAGCACCTGGGTCCGCAACTCGGCTGGTCGCCGGAACCGGCGGCCTGA
- a CDS encoding TetR/AcrR family transcriptional regulator, with product MDAETPHLRADAQENRDRVLQAARDLFGSRGLGVTMREIARHAGVGPATLYRRFPTRQDLVDAAFEDELELCRSIVLEGAAHPDPWLGLRSVVERTVELNARNQGFVDALVAAGQVSGRLARHRAELLHAIAALSLRAKAAGRLRPDFVVDDVLLVLFAARGLRGDDQAERLGAARRFAALALDSFRASATNEPLPEPARVVGTVLRAAV from the coding sequence ATGGACGCTGAGACGCCTCACCTGCGGGCCGATGCGCAGGAGAACCGCGACCGCGTGCTGCAGGCTGCGCGCGACCTGTTCGGTTCGCGCGGTCTCGGCGTGACGATGCGTGAGATCGCTCGGCACGCGGGGGTCGGCCCGGCGACGCTGTACCGACGATTCCCGACCCGGCAGGACCTGGTCGACGCCGCGTTCGAGGACGAGCTCGAGCTGTGTCGGAGCATCGTCCTCGAGGGCGCCGCGCACCCCGACCCCTGGCTGGGCCTGCGCTCCGTCGTCGAGCGCACCGTCGAGTTGAACGCCCGCAACCAGGGCTTCGTCGATGCGCTCGTCGCCGCTGGGCAGGTGTCCGGCCGGCTCGCCCGGCACCGCGCTGAGCTCCTGCACGCGATCGCAGCCCTGTCGCTGCGAGCGAAGGCCGCGGGACGGCTGCGACCGGACTTCGTCGTCGACGACGTGCTCCTCGTGCTGTTCGCGGCGCGGGGGCTCCGGGGAGACGACCAGGCCGAGCGGCTCGGCGCCGCGCGGCGGTTCGCTGCGCTTGCACTCGACTCCTTCCGAGCATCGGCGACGAACGAGCCGCTGCCCGAGCCCGCACGGGTCGTGGGGACTGTGCTCCGCGCCGCGGTCTGA
- a CDS encoding WXG100 family type VII secretion target, whose product MTWTTTDPGAGDTAAVAALATARRTRADELRDVERTLRGVAGDGQSADWKGRAKEPFMANIGDFTADTMTLRTALDEQAAALEQYASDLQAVQQEQQRLETARASAAEALATAQSALDTARSESRAAASDDSATAESRDALRSAANQHEDSVSAAVTTSRALDLEWDALVEQRRTADRKCSDALSGRVANGLPRTLSQSSIAGATPLTLLALLQGMTADEAAAFLEKHPEVAEAIEQADPGAVRAWWQSLGTGDDSVLSPEQLALVGSIPSVLGALNGVPPAARVAANRNLAGDRLSTVQSRLQALRIAQGLSKSLTGRTDKKTQDEIDSLALEEKYLLRVVAEPPKTQLYLYDPAEKRIIEMIGTPSPDTKHVITYVPGTFSAMESFYGQDVQQVGKWLHDQSPDDTVVFVAKDGVFPGEETAGPAGIDEANQPDFALGPAERLRQLAAGLDVDPDLANARTTAIGHSWGVANITTSETLGTQYNQVVSLSGAGMPETWKPNQLTTYADYSYVDILQVAQATRHVWDGNNPRWNPAFSHDQYYGPAPGDVNPYDFGNLMAQHNRVARVQGNRAVLDQLSEEIFD is encoded by the coding sequence ATGACGTGGACCACGACCGACCCGGGCGCCGGCGACACCGCCGCCGTCGCGGCACTGGCGACGGCACGACGCACCAGGGCCGACGAGCTCCGCGACGTCGAACGGACGCTGCGTGGTGTCGCGGGTGACGGTCAGAGCGCCGATTGGAAGGGTCGCGCCAAGGAGCCGTTCATGGCGAACATCGGCGACTTCACCGCCGACACGATGACGCTCCGCACCGCGCTCGACGAGCAGGCAGCAGCGCTCGAGCAGTACGCCAGCGACCTGCAGGCCGTGCAACAGGAGCAGCAGCGGCTCGAGACGGCCCGCGCATCGGCGGCCGAGGCACTGGCGACGGCACAGTCGGCCCTCGACACGGCCCGTTCCGAATCGCGCGCAGCCGCATCCGACGACAGCGCGACGGCCGAGTCGCGAGATGCGCTCCGGTCGGCGGCAAACCAGCACGAGGACTCGGTCTCCGCCGCGGTCACCACCAGCCGTGCGCTCGACCTCGAGTGGGACGCCCTCGTCGAGCAGCGTCGCACCGCGGACCGGAAGTGCTCCGACGCCCTGAGCGGCCGTGTCGCCAACGGACTCCCGCGCACCCTCTCGCAGTCGTCGATCGCCGGTGCCACTCCCCTGACCCTGCTCGCCCTGCTGCAGGGCATGACCGCCGACGAGGCCGCGGCCTTCCTCGAGAAGCACCCTGAGGTGGCCGAGGCAATCGAGCAGGCTGATCCCGGTGCCGTCCGCGCGTGGTGGCAGTCCCTCGGCACCGGCGACGACTCGGTCCTCTCCCCTGAGCAACTGGCGCTCGTCGGTTCGATCCCGAGCGTGCTCGGAGCGCTGAACGGCGTCCCGCCGGCTGCTCGTGTCGCCGCCAACCGGAACCTCGCCGGCGACCGGCTCTCGACGGTGCAGTCGCGGCTCCAAGCCCTCCGCATCGCGCAGGGTCTGTCGAAGTCGCTCACCGGTCGGACGGACAAGAAGACCCAGGACGAGATCGACAGCCTGGCGCTCGAGGAGAAGTACCTCCTGCGCGTCGTGGCTGAGCCGCCGAAGACCCAGCTGTACCTCTACGACCCCGCCGAGAAGCGCATCATCGAGATGATCGGGACACCCTCGCCGGACACGAAGCACGTGATCACCTACGTGCCGGGCACGTTCAGCGCGATGGAGTCCTTCTACGGTCAGGATGTCCAGCAGGTTGGCAAGTGGCTCCACGATCAGTCGCCCGACGACACCGTGGTCTTCGTCGCGAAGGACGGCGTGTTCCCCGGCGAGGAGACCGCAGGCCCAGCTGGCATCGATGAGGCCAACCAGCCGGACTTCGCGCTCGGCCCCGCCGAACGGCTCCGGCAGCTCGCCGCGGGACTCGACGTGGACCCGGACCTCGCGAACGCCCGGACCACCGCGATCGGGCACAGCTGGGGTGTGGCGAACATCACCACGTCCGAGACCCTCGGCACGCAGTACAACCAGGTCGTCTCGCTGTCCGGAGCCGGGATGCCCGAGACCTGGAAGCCGAACCAGCTGACGACCTACGCCGACTACTCGTACGTCGACATCCTCCAGGTCGCCCAAGCGACGCGACATGTGTGGGACGGCAACAACCCGCGGTGGAACCCGGCGTTCTCACACGACCAGTACTACGGTCCCGCGCCCGGAGACGTGAACCCGTACGATTTCGGGAACCTGATGGCACAGCACAACCGCGTCGCGCGCGTCCAGGGCAATCGTGCCGTGCTCGACCAACTCTCCGAGGAGATCTTCGATTGA
- a CDS encoding fatty acid desaturase family protein, which translates to MTTTPLAPGYTRTRPGTGSPKGTSTYSALLAQVKENGLLRRRTGFYWSLFSTLIVTFALAWVAFAFLGDSWFQLIVAGALGVIFTQFAFLSHEAAHRQVFASQKWNDHAGRWLGTFLVGLSYSWWMNKHTRHHGNPNTVGKDPDIAPDGIRFLPEDAAAVKGPLMTTFMRFQGWLFFPLLTLEGLNLHRYAVQSIVTGNGTKADVKHRWLEAALLVARFGIYLTVVFWFLPFGMACAFLGVQLAVFGVMMGASFAPNHKGMPTIAHDAKVDFFSRQVRTSRNIRGGWWVSFLMGGLNYQVEHHLFPSMPRPALKQARLLVRDHCDTLDVPYTETTLLRSYGIVVRYLNRVGLAARDPFACPMVAQLRIH; encoded by the coding sequence TTGACCACCACTCCGCTCGCTCCGGGCTACACACGCACTCGTCCAGGAACAGGAAGCCCCAAGGGCACCTCGACCTACTCCGCTCTGCTCGCGCAGGTGAAGGAGAACGGACTCCTCCGCCGCCGCACCGGGTTCTACTGGTCGCTGTTCTCCACACTCATCGTCACCTTCGCCCTCGCATGGGTCGCGTTCGCGTTCCTGGGCGACTCCTGGTTCCAGCTGATCGTCGCCGGCGCGCTCGGCGTGATCTTCACGCAGTTCGCGTTCCTGTCGCACGAGGCCGCGCACCGCCAGGTCTTCGCCTCGCAGAAGTGGAACGACCACGCCGGCCGCTGGCTCGGCACGTTCCTGGTCGGCCTCAGCTACTCGTGGTGGATGAACAAGCACACCCGCCACCACGGCAACCCGAACACGGTCGGCAAGGACCCCGACATCGCTCCCGACGGCATCCGGTTCCTGCCGGAGGACGCCGCCGCGGTCAAGGGGCCGCTCATGACCACCTTCATGCGGTTCCAGGGCTGGCTGTTCTTCCCGCTGCTGACGCTCGAGGGCCTCAACCTGCACCGGTACGCGGTGCAGAGCATCGTCACGGGCAACGGCACCAAGGCCGACGTGAAGCACCGCTGGCTCGAAGCCGCCCTGCTCGTCGCCCGCTTCGGCATCTACCTGACGGTCGTGTTCTGGTTCCTGCCGTTCGGCATGGCCTGCGCGTTCCTCGGCGTGCAGCTCGCTGTGTTCGGCGTGATGATGGGCGCCTCGTTCGCCCCGAACCACAAGGGCATGCCGACCATCGCGCACGACGCCAAGGTCGACTTCTTCTCGCGCCAGGTCCGCACGTCGCGCAACATCCGCGGCGGCTGGTGGGTCTCGTTCCTGATGGGCGGCCTGAACTACCAGGTCGAGCACCACCTGTTCCCGTCGATGCCGCGCCCGGCGCTGAAGCAGGCCCGCCTGCTCGTCCGCGACCACTGCGACACGCTCGACGTGCCCTACACCGAGACCACCCTGCTGCGCTCGTACGGCATCGTCGTCCGGTACCTGAACCGGGTCGGGCTCGCTGCCCGCGACCCGTTCGCCTGCCCGATGGTCGCGCAACTGCGCATCCACTGA
- a CDS encoding GNAT family N-acetyltransferase, translated as MQGITIRPTTEADWEAVRALRLEMLRDTPMAYAEHLADAEQLDEAEWRARGRRGQDTGGTALVAIDADGRWVGAMGSFIPDAVTGPLLVGVYVAPSHRGRAAGVTDALLDGIESWASGHGDTLRLHVHERNLRAQAFYARRGYERTGATEPYLLAPDERELEMIRRLDGASA; from the coding sequence ATGCAGGGGATCACGATCCGACCGACGACCGAAGCCGACTGGGAAGCCGTCCGAGCGCTCCGCCTGGAGATGCTCCGGGACACCCCGATGGCCTACGCGGAGCACCTGGCCGATGCCGAGCAGCTCGACGAGGCGGAGTGGCGTGCACGGGGCCGGCGCGGTCAGGACACGGGCGGCACCGCACTCGTGGCGATCGATGCCGACGGCCGCTGGGTCGGTGCGATGGGGTCGTTCATCCCCGACGCCGTGACCGGCCCGTTGCTGGTCGGCGTGTACGTGGCGCCGTCGCACCGCGGCCGAGCGGCTGGGGTGACCGATGCCCTGCTGGACGGGATCGAGTCGTGGGCGTCCGGCCACGGCGACACGCTCCGACTCCACGTGCACGAGCGCAACCTGCGGGCCCAGGCCTTCTACGCGCGGCGCGGGTACGAGCGGACCGGGGCGACGGAGCCGTACCTGCTCGCGCCCGACGAACGGGAGCTCGAGATGATCCGTCGGCTCGACGGGGCGTCCGCATGA
- a CDS encoding SMP-30/gluconolactonase/LRE family protein has protein sequence MHITLDSATDIVISGIRFPEGNRWHDGRLWYSDMHTGQVFSVDPASTDGPRLEATVDGQSSGLGWLADGRLIVSSMESRTVVAVEPDASTSVFADLSAVESSLVNDLVVDAHTGRTYIGAFGYDLYAGEELRPGPLYVIDPDGSVRLAAEGLVFPNSAYILPGTRTLVVSETWGGLLTAFDIEDDGSLTGRREWAALPGGVTPDGSTVDRDGAIWVCSVDTGEFLRVLEGGEVTDRIDAPGECAIDCALGGEDGRTLYLATADSYDPATTAQTRAGRISAVRVAVPGW, from the coding sequence GTGCACATCACCCTCGACTCCGCGACCGACATCGTCATCTCCGGCATCCGGTTCCCGGAGGGCAACCGCTGGCACGACGGGCGGCTCTGGTACTCCGACATGCACACCGGTCAGGTGTTCTCGGTCGACCCTGCCTCGACCGACGGCCCCCGGCTCGAGGCCACCGTCGACGGGCAGTCGTCGGGACTCGGGTGGCTCGCCGACGGGCGGCTCATCGTCAGCTCGATGGAGTCCCGCACGGTCGTCGCCGTCGAGCCGGACGCCAGCACCTCGGTGTTCGCCGACCTGTCCGCCGTCGAGTCCTCCCTCGTGAACGACCTGGTCGTCGACGCCCACACCGGCCGGACCTACATCGGTGCCTTCGGGTACGACCTGTACGCGGGCGAGGAGCTGCGCCCCGGCCCGCTCTACGTGATCGACCCCGACGGCTCCGTCCGGCTCGCCGCCGAGGGCCTGGTGTTCCCGAACAGCGCCTACATCCTGCCCGGCACCCGCACCCTGGTGGTCAGCGAGACGTGGGGCGGCCTGCTCACCGCGTTCGACATCGAGGACGACGGTTCGCTGACCGGGCGGCGCGAGTGGGCAGCCCTGCCCGGCGGCGTGACCCCGGACGGCAGCACCGTCGACCGTGACGGCGCGATCTGGGTCTGCTCGGTCGACACGGGGGAGTTCCTGCGGGTCCTCGAGGGCGGCGAGGTGACGGACCGCATCGATGCACCAGGCGAGTGCGCGATCGACTGTGCGCTCGGCGGCGAGGACGGTCGCACCCTCTACCTGGCGACCGCCGACAGCTACGACCCGGCGACCACGGCGCAGACGCGCGCCGGTCGGATCAGCGCGGTGCGGGTCGCCGTGCCGGGTTGGTGA
- a CDS encoding cold-shock protein translates to MPTGTVKWFDHAKGYGFIHPDDGSEDLFAHFSSIIATTGHRSLEENDHVQYDVGPGKKGPQADNISIIR, encoded by the coding sequence ATGCCGACCGGCACCGTGAAGTGGTTCGACCACGCCAAGGGGTACGGATTCATCCACCCCGACGACGGGTCCGAGGACCTGTTCGCCCACTTCTCCAGCATCATCGCGACGACCGGCCACCGGTCGCTCGAGGAGAACGACCACGTGCAGTACGACGTGGGCCCCGGCAAGAAGGGCCCGCAGGCGGACAACATCTCGATCATCCGCTGA
- a CDS encoding GNAT family N-acetyltransferase: MPSIQIESPRSDDVRSLLRQGDAFALALYPAENYHGLDVDALEADGVSLFVAREHDVAVGTAAIVDRRDGSGEVKRMFVTDDARGLGVGRALLQALEAHARDVGISTLQLETGLPQVAAIALYEKLGYRQVPRFAPYTDDPTSYCMEKHL; this comes from the coding sequence GTGCCTTCCATCCAGATCGAGAGCCCTCGGAGCGACGACGTCCGCAGCCTGCTCCGCCAGGGGGATGCCTTCGCCCTGGCGTTGTACCCGGCCGAGAACTACCACGGCCTCGACGTCGACGCCCTGGAAGCCGACGGGGTCTCGCTGTTCGTCGCCCGCGAGCACGACGTGGCCGTCGGCACGGCGGCGATCGTCGATCGGCGCGACGGATCCGGCGAGGTCAAGCGGATGTTCGTCACCGACGACGCCCGAGGACTCGGGGTCGGCCGAGCCCTGCTCCAGGCGCTCGAAGCCCATGCACGTGACGTGGGCATCTCGACGCTGCAACTGGAGACCGGCCTGCCGCAGGTCGCGGCGATCGCCCTGTACGAGAAGCTCGGGTACCGCCAGGTCCCGCGCTTCGCGCCGTACACCGACGACCCGACGAGCTACTGCATGGAGAAGCACCTCTGA
- a CDS encoding zinc-binding dehydrogenase — protein sequence MLAVTIRSFGSPDGLVSTDLPEPVAAPGQVLIDVEAIGVGGVDAVIRRGTIGRPGIEPGYVPGSEVAGTVAAVGDEQDTAWLGRRVWAFTGVGGAYAERVVARIADLTALGDLGAVEAVALGSAAPVARFALEHAHLSAGERVLVRGAAGSIGIAAVELAVLAGAGAVAVTTGSAERGERLRGLGATHVLDRQGAGDGPESYDVVIDIVGGPTMPDFIDRLAPNGRLVIVGAVAGMPPADFGAHLLRAFQQSRSVATFSLDSVPRDVLATARAELFRAAATGELTPVVDDVLPLAEAAEAHHRMDAGRVFGRIVLTP from the coding sequence ATGCTTGCTGTCACCATTCGGTCATTCGGTTCGCCGGACGGCCTCGTCTCCACCGACCTCCCCGAACCCGTCGCCGCTCCCGGCCAGGTCCTCATCGACGTCGAGGCGATCGGCGTCGGTGGCGTCGACGCCGTCATCCGACGCGGCACCATCGGCCGCCCGGGTATCGAGCCCGGGTACGTCCCCGGCAGCGAGGTCGCCGGGACCGTCGCCGCGGTCGGCGACGAGCAGGACACCGCGTGGCTCGGCCGACGCGTGTGGGCGTTCACCGGGGTCGGTGGTGCCTACGCCGAACGGGTGGTTGCACGGATAGCCGACCTGACCGCGCTCGGTGACCTCGGCGCGGTCGAGGCCGTCGCCCTCGGCTCGGCGGCGCCGGTCGCGCGGTTCGCCCTGGAGCATGCACACCTGTCGGCCGGCGAACGGGTCCTGGTCCGCGGTGCCGCCGGCAGCATCGGGATCGCCGCGGTCGAGCTCGCCGTGCTGGCCGGAGCCGGGGCCGTCGCGGTGACGACCGGCTCGGCGGAGCGCGGCGAGCGACTGCGCGGACTCGGCGCGACGCACGTGCTCGATCGGCAGGGCGCGGGAGACGGACCGGAGTCCTACGACGTCGTCATCGACATCGTCGGCGGTCCCACGATGCCCGACTTCATCGACCGCCTGGCTCCCAACGGCCGACTCGTGATCGTCGGTGCTGTCGCCGGGATGCCCCCGGCGGACTTCGGAGCGCACCTCCTGCGCGCGTTCCAGCAGTCGCGGTCCGTCGCGACGTTCAGCCTCGACTCGGTACCGCGCGACGTGCTGGCCACGGCCCGCGCGGAGCTGTTCCGTGCGGCCGCCACAGGCGAGCTCACGCCGGTCGTCGACGACGTGCTGCCGCTCGCCGAGGCAGCGGAGGCGCACCATCGCATGGACGCGGGCCGGGTGTTCGGACGGATCGTCCTGACGCCCTGA
- a CDS encoding bleomycin resistance protein, with protein sequence MTETPEPTLVPELLVADLDRSLAFWCGLCGFEVRYARPEERFAYVALGTAHLMLEQAGVGRNWITGPLDRPLGRGVNFQVTVPDSRALSESLLRAGTELFMQPETKWYDVGTEQAGVDQFLVQDPDGYLVRFQSSAGRRPAAD encoded by the coding sequence GTGACCGAGACCCCCGAGCCCACCCTCGTCCCCGAGCTCCTCGTTGCCGACCTGGACCGGAGCCTCGCGTTCTGGTGCGGCCTGTGCGGCTTCGAGGTCCGCTACGCCCGGCCCGAGGAGCGCTTCGCGTACGTCGCCCTCGGCACCGCCCACCTCATGCTCGAACAGGCCGGGGTCGGCCGGAACTGGATCACCGGTCCGCTCGATCGACCGCTCGGCCGGGGCGTGAACTTCCAGGTCACCGTGCCCGACAGCCGTGCGCTGTCCGAGTCGCTGCTCCGTGCCGGTACGGAGCTCTTCATGCAGCCCGAGACGAAGTGGTACGACGTCGGGACCGAGCAGGCGGGCGTCGACCAGTTCCTCGTGCAGGACCCGGACGGGTACCTGGTGCGGTTCCAGTCCTCGGCGGGACGGCGCCCAGCGGCCGACTGA